One region of Halohasta litchfieldiae genomic DNA includes:
- a CDS encoding MBL fold metallo-hydrolase: protein MYQSLSADQFRDRLDADEPLTVVDTRPSESFESWRVADAVQFVYKPDHEFDRDTFEAETGLGPSDPIVTMCAIGKSSGALAEELDAAGYENVAVVEGGMEAWSAVYDHVTIEYDEFSVVQLQRRAKGCLGYVIASEGEAAVVDATRHTEEFEAAADSLDSEIVAVFDTHVHADHISGGRELAAEVGVPYYLGATATDRDVSYEFEPLDSNDVVDVGGLDIKALSTPGHTSEMVSYLVGTEAVLTGDTIFVDSLGRTELQFGDGDAATGAELLYESLHRTLMAEPDSVNVLPGHFAVDNDGTVAITPGEPVDTTVGLLRTDLDLLAQDRETFVETLTERLPEKPPNYERVIGINTGQEAVDDGEATELELGPNRCAAEAD from the coding sequence ATGTACCAGTCTCTCAGCGCCGACCAGTTCCGCGACCGACTTGATGCCGACGAGCCACTGACGGTCGTCGACACTCGGCCCTCGGAAAGCTTCGAAAGCTGGCGCGTCGCCGACGCAGTCCAGTTCGTTTATAAGCCAGATCACGAGTTCGACAGGGACACCTTCGAGGCCGAAACCGGACTCGGCCCCAGCGACCCCATCGTGACGATGTGTGCAATCGGCAAATCCTCCGGCGCGCTTGCTGAGGAACTCGATGCCGCAGGCTACGAGAACGTCGCCGTCGTTGAGGGGGGAATGGAGGCTTGGAGCGCGGTGTACGACCACGTCACTATCGAATACGACGAGTTCAGCGTCGTCCAACTCCAGCGGCGGGCCAAGGGCTGTCTGGGCTACGTTATCGCAAGCGAGGGCGAGGCCGCAGTCGTCGACGCCACCCGTCACACTGAGGAGTTCGAGGCCGCGGCCGACTCCCTCGACAGCGAGATCGTCGCCGTCTTCGACACCCACGTTCACGCCGATCACATCTCCGGCGGCCGCGAGCTTGCTGCCGAAGTAGGCGTCCCCTACTACCTCGGCGCGACCGCGACCGACCGCGACGTGAGTTACGAGTTCGAGCCGCTCGACTCGAACGATGTCGTCGACGTCGGTGGACTCGACATCAAGGCACTGTCGACGCCGGGCCACACCTCGGAGATGGTGAGCTATCTGGTCGGCACCGAAGCCGTACTGACGGGTGATACGATCTTTGTCGACTCGCTTGGTCGGACCGAACTCCAGTTTGGCGACGGCGATGCCGCAACCGGAGCCGAGCTGCTTTATGAGTCGCTCCACCGAACGCTCATGGCCGAACCGGATTCAGTGAACGTATTGCCGGGGCATTTCGCGGTCGACAACGACGGCACCGTGGCGATCACCCCGGGCGAGCCGGTCGACACGACAGTTGGCCTGCTCAGAACCGACTTGGATCTGTTGGCGCAGGATCGAGAAACGTTCGTTGAGACCCTGACTGAGCGACTGCCCGAAAAGCCGCCCAACTACGAGCGTGTGATTGGGATCAACACCGGACAGGAGGCAGTCGACGATGGGGAGGCAACCGAACTCGAACTCGGGCCGAACCGGTGTGCCGCCGAGGCTGACTGA
- a CDS encoding DUF6684 family protein, with translation MSTLFTREAILDIVVNIVPLGIIAFFAVLFVVFAPWGYEPFPMFLMVGLHIVPFVFLALITYLTLRAIEGGGVREE, from the coding sequence ATGTCCACGCTCTTTACGCGAGAGGCGATTTTGGATATCGTCGTCAACATCGTTCCACTGGGCATCATCGCCTTCTTCGCCGTGCTGTTTGTGGTCTTCGCGCCGTGGGGGTACGAGCCGTTCCCGATGTTCCTCATGGTTGGGCTCCACATCGTCCCGTTCGTCTTCCTCGCCCTCATCACCTATCTAACGCTCCGCGCTATCGAAGGCGGTGGTGTCCGCGAGGAGTAG
- a CDS encoding cobyric acid synthase, protein MARTILVAGTASHVGKSTVAAGLCRLLSDRGVSVAPFKAQNMSNNARVVPRAPETVDQDGGPYGEIGISQYVQAHAARVSPTTDQNPVLLKPRGSGESQLIVDGRAVGHFEAGSYYENHWESAREAAVEAHSRLAKDHEIIVAEGAGSIAEINLQHRDLANVETARFADAEIILVADIERGGVFASLVGTLELMPEDLREQVRGVVITKFRGDLSLLDSGLREFEERTGVDVLGVLPYDDPGLPEEDSLALPSTDERAVFGDDDGVDAEQTVTIAVPRLPRASNITDLEPLAAEPGVRVAYVPLDAPLTKADAVVIPGTKNTVDDLLAIQKAGFDRRLREFEGPIVGLCGGYQLLGKRIYKADIEGTNLDPEQSMLSGVGLLPVETTFSTEKQVVDTTLELDGSGPLAGAEGPVSGYEIHMGTTQSTDTVETPFSRNGESTAALGASDGDVLGCYLHGLFENEVVREVFVDSVFAAAGREQSTGSTVESSPYDQAAELLVENCSLEWLR, encoded by the coding sequence ATGGCTCGGACGATTCTCGTCGCTGGCACCGCCTCCCATGTCGGCAAAAGCACCGTCGCCGCCGGGCTCTGTCGACTGCTCTCGGATCGCGGCGTCTCGGTCGCCCCGTTTAAAGCCCAAAACATGAGCAACAACGCTCGTGTCGTCCCGCGAGCGCCCGAAACCGTCGACCAAGACGGTGGGCCATACGGTGAAATCGGCATCTCTCAGTACGTCCAAGCCCACGCGGCCCGCGTCTCGCCAACGACCGACCAGAACCCAGTCCTCCTCAAGCCACGGGGTAGTGGCGAGTCACAACTCATCGTCGACGGCCGCGCTGTCGGCCATTTCGAGGCCGGGAGCTACTACGAGAATCACTGGGAGAGTGCCCGCGAGGCCGCCGTCGAGGCCCACAGTCGACTCGCCAAAGATCACGAGATAATCGTCGCCGAGGGCGCGGGCTCGATTGCCGAGATCAACCTCCAGCACCGCGATCTGGCCAACGTCGAGACTGCCCGATTCGCAGACGCCGAAATCATCCTCGTCGCCGACATCGAACGCGGCGGCGTCTTCGCCTCGCTCGTGGGGACGCTCGAACTGATGCCCGAGGACCTCCGCGAGCAGGTCCGCGGCGTCGTCATCACCAAATTTCGGGGTGATCTCTCACTGCTCGATTCCGGACTCAGAGAGTTCGAGGAACGGACCGGCGTCGACGTGCTGGGCGTCCTCCCCTACGACGACCCTGGACTCCCCGAGGAGGACAGCCTCGCACTCCCGTCGACCGACGAGCGCGCGGTCTTTGGTGACGATGACGGTGTCGACGCCGAGCAAACTGTGACCATCGCGGTTCCACGACTGCCACGAGCCTCCAATATCACCGACCTCGAACCGCTGGCCGCCGAGCCGGGGGTCCGGGTTGCATACGTGCCGCTCGATGCCCCTCTTACAAAGGCCGATGCGGTTGTGATTCCGGGTACGAAAAACACGGTCGACGATCTGCTCGCCATTCAAAAGGCGGGATTCGACCGCCGACTTCGAGAGTTCGAGGGACCAATCGTTGGCCTCTGTGGTGGCTACCAGCTCCTCGGCAAACGGATTTATAAGGCAGATATCGAAGGCACGAATCTCGACCCCGAGCAGTCGATGCTTTCGGGTGTCGGGCTGCTTCCGGTGGAGACAACCTTTTCAACCGAAAAGCAGGTCGTCGACACTACACTCGAACTCGATGGCAGTGGTCCACTTGCGGGGGCCGAGGGTCCGGTTTCGGGCTACGAGATCCATATGGGAACCACGCAGTCGACCGATACTGTCGAGACGCCGTTCAGTCGGAATGGCGAGTCGACAGCCGCCCTCGGAGCCAGTGATGGCGACGTGTTGGGCTGTTATCTCCACGGCCTGTTCGAAAACGAGGTTGTTCGAGAGGTCTTCGTCGACAGCGTGTTTGCGGCCGCTGGTCGGGAGCAGTCGACGGGGTCGACCGTGGAGTCGTCTCCATATGATCAAGCGGCTGAGCTACTTGTCGAGAACTGTTCGCTTGAGTGGCTCAGATAA
- a CDS encoding cob(I)yrinic acid a,c-diamide adenosyltransferase: MSDTDPDVDDEPQHRRTPGKGVSPEARPIEASVPEEFGLVQLFWGDGKGKTTAAMGMGFRAAGHGFRVHMLQFMKGGADSVDDVRGEYNAIAAMPGFSYENTGHYGWHALPDGSDETDHQNDAQAGLERAKELIAAAADADLTEPFDLEDPPEDGVHMLILDELLYAADRELIDPDTVQELVDTKPENLELVITGSHTKPDYLYDHVDLVTQIGKEKHPIDAGQRARRGTEY, from the coding sequence ATGAGTGACACGGACCCAGACGTCGACGATGAACCCCAGCACCGTCGCACACCCGGCAAAGGCGTTAGCCCCGAGGCCCGACCAATCGAAGCCAGCGTGCCCGAGGAGTTCGGCCTCGTCCAGCTGTTCTGGGGCGACGGCAAAGGCAAAACGACCGCCGCAATGGGGATGGGATTTCGCGCCGCTGGCCACGGCTTTCGGGTCCACATGCTCCAGTTCATGAAGGGCGGCGCGGACAGCGTCGACGACGTTCGCGGCGAGTACAACGCCATCGCCGCGATGCCGGGCTTCTCGTATGAGAACACCGGCCACTACGGCTGGCACGCCTTGCCCGACGGCAGCGACGAAACGGACCACCAAAATGATGCACAGGCCGGACTCGAACGCGCCAAAGAACTGATCGCTGCCGCGGCCGACGCCGACCTCACCGAACCCTTCGATCTTGAGGACCCACCCGAAGACGGCGTCCATATGCTGATTCTCGACGAACTGCTGTATGCGGCCGACCGCGAACTGATCGACCCCGACACGGTTCAAGAGTTGGTCGACACCAAACCCGAAAACCTCGAACTCGTCATCACGGGGAGCCACACCAAGCCCGATTATCTCTACGACCACGTCGACCTCGTCACCCAGATCGGCAAAGAAAAACACCCAATCGACGCGGGCCAGCGCGCCCGTCGCGGGACCGAGTACTGA